The genomic DNA AACATTTTATGCGTTTAAGAAGTCAACAATATAATTGTAAATAGTCTCGTTTTTTAAGCCGTGACCAAAACCTTTCGTATTAATAAATTGTACTTTTTCGTAATTCTTTTTGAATTTTAAACCTTCTATGTAAGGGATAATTCTATCTTTTTTGTCATGAATTGCTAATACTCTGGCATCTATTTCTTTTATGAAATCAGGAGCAGAATAGTATTCTGGTAAATGATTATATGCTTTTAATACATATTGTTCCATAGCCTTAGACACTCTATTATTATATCCCATCATGGTTTCATAGCGTTTAAAAACATCAACAAAATCTGCTGGAGCACCTAATATGACTATTTTTTTAATAGATTCTAATTGGTAATTATATTGCGAAAAAATAGTTGATGTACCTCCAACAGAATGACCTATTAACGTGTGTACTTTGAATTTTTTTGCAACAGTATGAATACATTCAGAATAAAAAAGGGCATTAAACAGTTTTCCTCCAGAAGCACCATGAGCAGGAGCATCTAGTGCAATAATGGTGTAGTCTAAAGCTTTTAGAATTTCAATTAAACTTTTCCATCTGTAAGTGTTACTCTCCCAACCGTGGGCTAATAAAATAGTTTCTTTTTTTCCTTTCCAAAGGTAGGTTTTTATCGAAATATTTTCGTGGATGACATCTTCTTGAACAGCCGTGTTTAGGTATTGAGTAGCTTCATCGTCAAGTCGTCCTTTCTGAGGCGTTGAAAATAATTTAATCGCTAATTTTGCAGCATATTTTGGCGAAAAGTAACTTATAAAGTTTATAAGAAACCCAATGAATTTTAAAAAACGTGTATTCATTCAGATTCTCTATTTACCAGATCAATAGAAAACGCAGGGGTGCAAATCGCTAGATATTCACATGTTTCGGTGAAAGGATTGGAATATTGAACTCTTGTATTCTTTTCAATTTTAATAGATTGACCAGCTTCTAGAACAATAGTTTCATCTTCAATAATAAATTGTTTTTTGCCTTTTATTATAAAGGTAAATTCATCAAATTCTGGAGTTTGAAAAGGTTCACTCCATCCAGAAGGCGCCACCATATGAGCTATGCTAATTTGCGAATTACCATCTGTGGCTATTCCAAAATGTTCTTTTATTATTTTTCCATCGTTTGTAGGAACAACGAACGGGTTATTTTGAATTGTATATTTTTTTTGTGCCATGTCATACTTATTTTTCTTCAAACTTCAAACTTCAAACTTCAAACTATTTCAAAGGTCTCTTCTTAATCATCCCTCCTTTTAAATCCTTAACAACTCCCATAATAATAAACGCATTTCTATCAATTTTATCAATTTCCGTTTGTAGTTTGGCAAGTTCCAGACGTGTTACAACCGTATAAATAATATCTTTATCGTAGCTATAACCTTGCTTACCATAACCTCCTTTACCAGCATATATTGTACAGGCACGTCTTAGTTTTTCAGTGAGCATAATTCTTAGCTCCTCATGGTTGTTTGAGATGATGGTTACTCCAACATATTCTTCTACACCATCTACCACAAAATCGACTGTTTTTGCTGCTGCCAAGTAAGTAAGCATGGCATAAAGCGCTGTTTCAATAGAAAGTGTATAGGCGCCTACTGCAAATATTATAACATTGATCAATAATAAAACATCCCCAATGGTTAACGATAATT from Flavivirga abyssicola includes the following:
- a CDS encoding alpha/beta hydrolase → MNTRFLKFIGFLINFISYFSPKYAAKLAIKLFSTPQKGRLDDEATQYLNTAVQEDVIHENISIKTYLWKGKKETILLAHGWESNTYRWKSLIEILKALDYTIIALDAPAHGASGGKLFNALFYSECIHTVAKKFKVHTLIGHSVGGTSTIFSQYNYQLESIKKIVILGAPADFVDVFKRYETMMGYNNRVSKAMEQYVLKAYNHLPEYYSAPDFIKEIDARVLAIHDKKDRIIPYIEGLKFKKNYEKVQFINTKGFGHGLKNETIYNYIVDFLNA
- a CDS encoding cupin domain-containing protein, translating into MAQKKYTIQNNPFVVPTNDGKIIKEHFGIATDGNSQISIAHMVAPSGWSEPFQTPEFDEFTFIIKGKKQFIIEDETIVLEAGQSIKIEKNTRVQYSNPFTETCEYLAICTPAFSIDLVNRESE